One window from the genome of Nitrospira defluvii encodes:
- the rlmN gene encoding 23S rRNA (adenine(2503)-C(2))-methyltransferase RlmN produces the protein MIQHGSARTNLLAFTESGMAAYVASLGWPAYRASQILRWLYQDRIRTFAAMSNLPQKDREYLTANCSIERTSNIHVFSSQDGTKKFVLTLADGNQVECVLIPDEDRLTLCLSTQVGCTLDCGFCLTGTLGLRRNLRAHEIVDQVLLAQDHLHAGERLTNLVFMGMGEPLANLDAVADAVTRLTDQTWGLGFSGRRITISTAGLASRIKDVAPLKVNLAISLNATTDELRQQIMPAANRLHSLQALLAACRAYPLADRERLTFEYVLLADVNDRAEDAARLVKLLRGLRCKVNLIPFNPFPGSPYRRPSDTAIDSFQNILRRGHLDVYLRRSRGRDVLGACGQLGRLETGEGPVALTQIQARC, from the coding sequence ATGATTCAACACGGTTCTGCTCGCACCAATCTGCTCGCCTTCACTGAGTCGGGCATGGCGGCGTACGTCGCCTCGCTCGGGTGGCCGGCCTATCGCGCCTCACAAATTCTGCGCTGGCTTTATCAGGATCGCATCCGCACCTTCGCCGCGATGAGTAATCTTCCGCAGAAGGACCGCGAGTACCTTACCGCCAATTGCAGCATCGAGCGCACCTCGAACATCCACGTATTTTCGTCACAGGACGGCACAAAAAAATTCGTCCTGACGCTCGCCGACGGCAATCAAGTCGAATGTGTGCTCATCCCCGACGAGGACCGGCTCACGCTCTGCCTCTCTACTCAAGTCGGCTGTACCCTGGATTGCGGATTTTGCCTGACCGGGACACTGGGGCTCCGACGCAATCTTCGCGCCCATGAGATCGTCGACCAGGTCCTGCTCGCCCAGGACCATTTGCACGCCGGGGAACGGTTGACGAACCTCGTCTTCATGGGCATGGGTGAGCCGCTGGCCAATCTGGATGCCGTGGCCGACGCCGTCACACGCCTCACCGATCAAACCTGGGGCCTGGGGTTTTCCGGTCGCCGCATCACGATTTCGACGGCGGGACTCGCCTCACGCATCAAAGACGTGGCCCCGCTGAAGGTGAATCTCGCGATCTCCCTCAACGCCACCACCGATGAACTCCGTCAACAGATCATGCCTGCCGCCAACCGGCTCCATTCACTTCAGGCGCTACTCGCCGCATGCCGGGCCTATCCACTTGCCGATCGCGAACGCCTGACCTTCGAGTATGTCCTGCTTGCCGACGTCAATGACCGGGCCGAAGATGCGGCCCGGCTCGTCAAGCTGCTGCGGGGACTCCGTTGCAAGGTCAACCTGATCCCCTTCAACCCCTTTCCAGGCAGTCCATACCGGCGCCCATCCGATACCGCCATTGACAGCTTTCAGAACATCCTCCGTCGAGGCCATCTCGATGTCTATCTCCGTCGCAGTCGTGGCCGCGACGTGCTCGGTGCCTGCGGTCAACTCGGTCGCCTTGAGACCGGCGAGGGCCCCGTTGCCTTGACACAGATTCAAGCCCGTTGTTAG
- a CDS encoding M16 family metallopeptidase, translating to MAKQSSFPNSARTHRSILACSLLGLIFTIAQPSVTHAVEPKEYTLSNDMKVILVEVPKAPVATVQVWYKVGSRNEVMGRAGLSHMLEHMMFKGTAKYPKGTFSRLVRKNGGMDNAFTSQDFTAYFENLAADRVTLALELEADRMQGLILDANEFKTEREVVKEERRLRNEDDPQGALVEALFAQAFMSHPYHWPVIGWFSDLDAMNLDDLQRHYDTYYSPNNATLVVVGDIKAETLLPVIARLFEPIPKGPSPKTLTVAEGPQRGERRFLLKREAQVPFVMMGYRVPNYTSDDSYALNVLESILSHGKSARLYQSLVYEQKTALAVGADYGLMQADPGLFYFYAVVKPGEKVEAVEDAVVKEIHRLQAEPPSDIELQRAKNQIEAAHIFEQDSNFRQAMLLGEAETIGAGWRKVSQFVERTRAVTAQDVQRVATQYLTPDMRTTGTLIPLPPQTQSALPPPTH from the coding sequence ATGGCTAAACAGAGCTCTTTCCCCAATTCAGCCCGCACTCACCGTTCGATTCTCGCCTGTTCGCTGCTTGGTCTCATCTTCACGATCGCTCAGCCGTCAGTCACCCATGCCGTCGAGCCCAAGGAATACACCCTGTCCAACGACATGAAGGTGATCCTCGTGGAAGTCCCGAAGGCCCCCGTCGCGACGGTCCAGGTCTGGTACAAGGTGGGATCGCGCAATGAAGTCATGGGCCGGGCCGGACTCTCGCACATGCTCGAACACATGATGTTCAAGGGCACGGCAAAGTACCCCAAGGGCACCTTCTCCCGCCTGGTTCGCAAGAACGGCGGCATGGACAACGCGTTCACCAGCCAAGACTTCACCGCCTATTTTGAAAACCTCGCTGCCGACCGCGTGACCTTGGCCCTCGAACTGGAAGCGGACCGCATGCAGGGGCTCATTCTCGACGCCAACGAATTCAAGACTGAGCGGGAAGTGGTGAAGGAAGAGCGTCGTCTCCGGAACGAAGACGATCCTCAGGGGGCACTGGTCGAAGCCCTCTTTGCCCAAGCCTTCATGAGCCACCCCTACCATTGGCCGGTGATCGGCTGGTTTTCCGACCTCGATGCCATGAACCTGGACGATCTCCAACGCCATTACGATACGTATTACTCGCCGAACAACGCCACCCTGGTGGTCGTCGGCGACATCAAAGCCGAAACGTTGCTCCCGGTCATCGCCCGACTCTTCGAGCCGATCCCAAAAGGCCCCTCGCCGAAAACACTGACCGTCGCCGAGGGCCCGCAACGGGGGGAGCGCCGCTTCCTCCTCAAGCGCGAAGCGCAAGTCCCTTTCGTCATGATGGGATATCGGGTGCCGAATTACACCAGCGACGATTCCTACGCCTTGAATGTGCTCGAATCCATTTTGTCCCACGGCAAGAGTGCCAGGCTCTATCAAAGCCTCGTCTATGAACAGAAAACGGCCTTGGCCGTGGGTGCCGATTACGGACTCATGCAGGCCGATCCGGGACTGTTTTATTTCTACGCCGTGGTGAAACCTGGCGAAAAAGTCGAGGCCGTCGAGGATGCCGTCGTGAAAGAGATCCACCGGCTCCAAGCTGAGCCACCGAGCGACATTGAGCTGCAGCGGGCAAAAAACCAGATTGAGGCAGCCCACATTTTCGAGCAGGACTCCAACTTCCGGCAAGCTATGTTGTTGGGAGAAGCCGAAACGATCGGGGCTGGTTGGCGAAAAGTCAGCCAGTTTGTTGAACGGACCAGAGCCGTCACCGCCCAGGACGTGCAACGGGTGGCCACCCAATACCTGACGCCCGACATGCGCACGACGGGCACCCTGATCCCACTTCCTCCGCAAACCCAGTCGGCGTTACCGCCACCAACACACTAG
- a CDS encoding M16 family metallopeptidase: protein MTRRQGTVLPHSEHWGRTTSPFSTWLLCLALCVPAAWVQAADITPTRSVTANGMTVLFLEQHFLPTVEIHALVKVGSAQDPPDKAGLANLTASLLDEGTLTRTSRQIAEQIDFVGGSLEAHATEDYTTASARVLKKDADLGFALLADMLQHPAFHKQEFERVRTQVLGEIVSDDDDPGNVAMKAFHQLIFHGHPYSWPAHGTEDTLNKITVADVQQFHAREYVPNQTILVVVGDLTQEQAATLVQTHFGTWKKGAPSVAQLKKPAPIDRKMVQLIEKDLTQSTIVLGHTGISRTNPDYYAITVMNYILGAGGFSSRLMDSIRDKQGLAYGIMSQFDSRVMPGAFFISLQTRTDVTNQAINSVLAEIKAIREAPVTDQELSEAKSFIVGSFPLRIDSSAKLANVLAQVELYTLGLDYFTSYPKAIEKVTKDDVLRVAKQYLDPQHYALVVVGSIAKAKVKQ from the coding sequence ATGACGCGACGACAAGGTACCGTTCTGCCGCACAGTGAGCACTGGGGCCGAACCACCAGCCCGTTTTCCACCTGGCTGCTCTGCTTGGCGCTCTGTGTGCCCGCTGCCTGGGTGCAGGCCGCCGACATCACACCGACACGTTCCGTCACCGCCAATGGGATGACCGTGTTGTTCCTGGAGCAGCACTTTCTCCCGACCGTCGAGATCCACGCGCTGGTCAAAGTGGGATCAGCCCAGGATCCGCCGGACAAGGCCGGTTTGGCCAACCTCACCGCCAGCCTGTTGGATGAAGGCACGCTCACTCGGACCTCCCGCCAAATCGCCGAGCAGATCGATTTCGTGGGAGGCTCGCTCGAAGCTCATGCTACGGAAGACTACACCACCGCCTCGGCACGCGTCCTTAAGAAGGATGCGGACCTCGGCTTCGCCCTCCTCGCCGACATGCTGCAACACCCGGCCTTTCACAAACAGGAATTCGAGCGGGTGCGGACACAGGTTCTCGGCGAGATCGTCAGCGATGACGACGATCCCGGCAACGTGGCCATGAAGGCCTTCCACCAATTGATTTTCCACGGGCACCCCTACAGCTGGCCGGCTCATGGCACCGAGGATACGCTGAACAAGATCACCGTGGCCGACGTGCAGCAATTTCACGCCCGCGAGTATGTGCCCAACCAGACGATCCTCGTCGTCGTCGGAGACTTGACTCAGGAACAGGCCGCGACGCTGGTGCAGACGCATTTCGGCACATGGAAGAAGGGAGCCCCTTCGGTCGCTCAACTCAAGAAGCCGGCCCCCATCGACCGCAAAATGGTTCAGCTGATTGAGAAGGATCTGACTCAATCGACGATCGTCCTCGGCCATACGGGTATCAGCCGGACTAACCCGGACTACTACGCGATCACGGTCATGAATTATATTCTGGGCGCCGGAGGGTTCTCTTCGCGCCTGATGGATTCGATTCGCGACAAACAGGGCCTTGCCTACGGCATTATGAGCCAGTTCGATTCCCGAGTCATGCCCGGTGCCTTCTTCATCAGCCTCCAGACCCGGACCGACGTGACGAATCAGGCCATTAACAGTGTGCTGGCGGAGATCAAGGCAATTCGCGAGGCCCCGGTCACAGATCAGGAGCTCAGCGAAGCCAAATCCTTCATCGTCGGCAGCTTCCCGTTGCGGATCGATTCGAGCGCCAAATTGGCCAACGTCCTCGCCCAGGTCGAGTTGTATACTCTTGGCTTGGACTATTTCACGAGTTACCCCAAGGCCATCGAAAAGGTCACCAAAGACGATGTCCTCCGCGTGGCCAAACAATACCTCGACCCACAGC